One window from the genome of Indicator indicator isolate 239-I01 chromosome 6, UM_Iind_1.1, whole genome shotgun sequence encodes:
- the MTRR gene encoding methionine synthase reductase: MCCDLKRRFLLLYATQKGQAKAIAEEIWQQAGAHGLEADMHCMSEMDKYELETEKAPVVIVISTTGTGDPPDTARKFVKKIQDRTLPPDHFAHLQYGLLGLGDSEYTFFCNGGKTVDRRLQELGAQHFYNTGLADDCVGLELVVDPWIDGLWLALKEAFLLQKEKEGMSSVVNAVSSSHSVAPHEPSLSSQVENLKIEDEDVRSSDVLSQKLDDIGLAASTIDTEPSLVHSVPPVSQSALNVPALPPEYIEVQFQDTHGENPHPSSLISEGSTFEVPVTKAVQLTREDAIKTALLLELDIADTIFDYQPGDAFCVMCPNSASEVEELLHILGLSEKGEYFVSVKVKQGTKKKGATHPQHIPERSTLKFILTWCLEIRAVPKKAFLRALVECTRDAGEKRRLQELCSRQGASDYTRFIRDSNVCLLDLLHAFPSCKPSLNLLIEHLPKLQARSYSVSSSNLYRPGKLCFVFNIVEFPVCPTRRVSRKGVCTGWLAELVAPLLHPNENAVDTKGGSFSTEKITIFARPNNTFHLPADPSVPLVMVGPGTGIAPFIGFLQHRQKLREEHTDWEFGETWLFFGCRHQDRDYLFKDELRCFLENGTLTHLKVCFSRDSSTAEVAPPKYVQDVIRLYAKEVARVLLKERGYFYICGDKKHMADDVSDAVADILSMETEGDKLEAMKILAVLRETKRYLQDVWS; this comes from the exons ATGTGCTGTGATTTAAAAAGGAGATTTTTGCTCCTCTATGCAACACAAAAAGGGCAGGCAAAAGCCATAGCCGAGGAAATATGGCAGCAAGCAGGGGCCCATGGACTTGAAGCTGATATGCACTGTATGAGTGAAATGGACAAG TACGAGCTGGAAACAGAAAAGGCTCCTGTAGTCATTGTTATTTCCACTACTGGTACCGGAGACCCGCCAGACACTGCCCGCAAGTTTGTAAAGAAAATTCAAGACAGGACCTTGCCACCTGATCATTTTGCACATCTCCAATATGGATTGCTAG GTCTAGGAGATTCAGAGTACACGTTCTTTTGTAACGGTGGAAAGACAGTAGATCGACGACTTCAAGAGCTTGGTGCGCAGCACTTCTATAACACAGGATTAGCAGATGATTGTGTAGG TTTGGAACTAGTGGTTGATCCTTGGATTGATGGACTTTGGCTTGCCCTCAAGGAAGCATTTCtattgcagaaagaaaaagaaggcatGAGCAGTGTTGTCAATGCTGTCTCTAGCTCTCACTCTGTAGCTCCGCATGAACCGAGCTTAAGCTCACAAGTAGAGAACTTGAAGATAGAAGATGAGGATGTGAGGAGTTCAGATGTCCTGTCACAGAAACTGGATGACATCGGTCTTGCGGCTTCAACTATAGATACTGAACCTTCACTTGTTCATTCTGTCCCTCCTGTTTCACAGTCTGCTCTTAATGTTCCTGCCTTGCCACCAGAATATATAGAGGTGCAGTTTCAAGACACCCATGGTGAG AATCCACATCCATCCTCACTGATTTCAGAGGGATCAACCTTTGAAGTGCCAGTTACAAAAGCAGTTCAGCTCACTAGAGAAGATGCAATAAAAACTGCATTGCTCTTAGAGCTTGATATTGCA GATACAATCTTTGACTACCAACCTGGAGATGCTTTCTGTGTAATGTGTCCCAACAGTGCCAGTGAggtggaagaacttcttcatatCTTGGGACTTTCTGAAAAAGGAGAGTACTTTGTTTCTGTAAAGGTTAAGCAGGGCACTAAAAAGAAAG GAGCAACTCATCCACAACACATTCCTGAAAGAAGCACTCTGAAATTCATTCTCACCTGGTGTCTGGAAATAAGAGCCGTTCCCAAAAAG GCATTTTTACGAGCTCTTGTCGAGTGTACCAGGGATGCAGGAGAAAAGCGGAGGCTTCAAGAGCTTTGCAGCAGACAAGGAGCCTCTGATTACACACGCTTTATTAGAGATTCTAATGTTTGCTTGCTGGATTTACTGCATGCTTTTCCAAGCTGTAAACCTTCACTTAACCTGTTAATTG aacatCTTCCTAAATTACAAGCCAGATCCTATTCAGTGTCAAG TTCAAACTTGTATCGACCAGGAAAACTGTGTTTTGTATTTAACATTGTGGAGTTCCCTGTCTGTCCCACTAGACGAGTCTCACGGAAGGGAGTATGTACAGGGTGGCTTGCTGAGTTAGTGGCACCTCTACTACACCCCAATGAAAACGCTGTGGATACAAAAGGAGGAAGCTTTTCAACTGAAAAG ATAACTATTTTTGCTCGTCCAAACAATACTTTCCACTTACCTGCAGACCCATCTGTCCCACTCGTGATGGTTGGTCCAGGAACAGGAATTGCACCGTTTATTGGTTTCCTACAACATAG GCAAAAGCTCAGAGAAGAACATACTGATTGGGAGTTTGGAGAGACGTGGCTGTTTTTTGGTTGTCGGCATCAGGATCGAGACTATTTGTTCAA AGATGAGCTCAGATGTTTTCTTGAAAACGGCACATTAACTCATCTTAAGGTTTGTTTCTCAAGAGACTCTTCAACTGCAGAAGTAGCCCCACCTAAATACGTGCAAGATGTCATTAGGTTGTATGCTAAGGAAGTTGCCAGAGTCCTGCTGAAAGAGAGAGGTTACTTCTATATATGTGG gGATAAGAAGCACATGGCTGATGATGTAAGTGATGCTGTAGCGGACATTTTAAGCATGGAAACAGAAGGTGACAAACTGGAAGCAATGAAAATCCTGGCTGTTCTTCGAGAAACAAAACGATATTTGCAGGATGTTTGGAGCTAA